Proteins found in one Actinokineospora alba genomic segment:
- a CDS encoding MFS transporter, producing the protein MTTRVTAEIVPPPFSVASRGFQTWAATAAAIRVPGAMTPLALVFLVREQPDGYQLGAILAGIFVLGEMIGAALSAIGADSPRSRHQLPGGLLVGATALIVLGVAGQAPMVVLALLAFVAGLAPANAPGSLQAILVERCQENDVARALAAARVHGTIVFSVAPALVGFLALQVAAGAPLVVAGAMMAAGAGAVVFMPSAKPSTRGPGGAPAMARTLAGAWPIYVTAAAVYFLMALAELELVALLHQRDIAVGWAGPLLVGFSLVGALGAVGYGRRSWPGSYRVQCLWFTLVMSAGLVAAAVTPHVLGVGAGLLVAGGAMSCLVLARNLSLREVLPDYAHRAGFSLIYAASCLGYSVSGAFAGGALTVTTPEVAILAGIALVLVITVCTAVVERRGAPRRKSE; encoded by the coding sequence TTGACGACCAGGGTGACCGCGGAGATCGTTCCGCCCCCGTTCTCGGTCGCCTCTCGCGGCTTTCAGACATGGGCGGCGACCGCGGCGGCGATCCGCGTCCCGGGTGCGATGACGCCGCTCGCGCTGGTCTTCCTCGTCCGCGAGCAGCCGGACGGATACCAACTCGGCGCGATCCTGGCCGGGATCTTCGTGCTCGGCGAGATGATCGGGGCCGCGCTGTCCGCGATCGGGGCCGACTCCCCGCGGTCCCGTCACCAACTGCCCGGCGGCCTGCTCGTCGGCGCGACCGCGCTCATAGTGCTCGGCGTGGCGGGCCAAGCGCCCATGGTGGTCCTGGCGCTGCTCGCGTTCGTGGCCGGGCTGGCGCCCGCCAACGCGCCCGGTTCACTGCAGGCCATCCTGGTGGAACGCTGCCAGGAGAACGACGTCGCCCGCGCCCTCGCCGCGGCACGGGTGCACGGGACCATCGTCTTCTCAGTCGCGCCCGCGCTGGTCGGCTTCCTCGCATTGCAGGTGGCCGCGGGCGCGCCGCTGGTCGTGGCGGGCGCGATGATGGCGGCGGGCGCCGGGGCGGTGGTGTTCATGCCGTCGGCGAAGCCCTCGACCCGAGGCCCGGGCGGCGCTCCGGCCATGGCCCGCACCCTGGCGGGCGCCTGGCCCATCTATGTGACCGCCGCGGCCGTGTACTTCCTCATGGCGCTCGCCGAACTCGAACTGGTCGCGCTCCTGCACCAGCGCGACATCGCCGTCGGCTGGGCGGGTCCGCTGCTCGTCGGCTTCTCGCTGGTGGGCGCGCTGGGCGCGGTCGGATATGGCAGGCGGAGCTGGCCCGGCAGCTACCGCGTGCAGTGCCTGTGGTTCACGCTCGTCATGAGCGCGGGCCTGGTGGCGGCGGCGGTGACTCCGCACGTCCTGGGCGTGGGGGCGGGCCTGCTGGTCGCGGGCGGTGCCATGTCGTGCCTTGTGTTGGCGCGCAACTTGTCGCTGCGTGAAGTGCTGCCGGACTACGCGCACAGAGCGGGATTCTCGTTGATCTACGCCGCTTCCTGCCTCGGCTACAGCGTCAGCGGCGCGTTCGCCGGGGGCGCTTTGACCGTGACGACACCGGAAGTGGCGATCCTGGCGGGCATCGCGCTGGTGCTGGTCATCACGGTGTGCACGGCGGTGGTGGAGCGTCGTGGCGCGCCGCGCCGGAAATCCGAATAG
- a CDS encoding ATP-grasp domain-containing protein, producing the protein MSEHVVVIHRWRDSHALYARYLDHAAFRVSYVTTPMGRQSVPADVADIVEVAATDDLPAVFQAVTELVERHGPPARVVALNEGDLDTAAVVRGLFGCPGQTRAELAPFRDKLAMTTRVADAGLRAPAFADAPDAEVVAAFAAEHGWPLIVKPRLGTASRGVLRLDGPADLAAVDATEPRLVQTYCGDPIYHVDGLWDGTELGPWRASRYLNTCVDFTTGAMLGSVEEDDPVLLAAIGEFAAGVGAALGGSQPWVFHLEVFVGAELDGTPRVTFLEAGNRVGGAEIPFLWREVHGVDLMAAAMAIQLGEVPSLPSLPPREQGARVGGWLLVPTPVAAPCRVVAAKSRPDIEGAPYARIVPPVGYRIPKVGGYEHVGARFRFRGERTAEVAEAILATAAGFRLECVPDSEAPLTACTNAMSA; encoded by the coding sequence ATGTCTGAGCACGTGGTGGTCATCCACCGGTGGCGCGACAGCCACGCCCTCTACGCGCGATACCTGGATCACGCCGCGTTCCGGGTGAGCTACGTGACCACGCCCATGGGACGGCAGTCCGTTCCCGCCGACGTGGCCGACATCGTCGAGGTCGCCGCGACGGACGACCTCCCGGCGGTGTTCCAGGCCGTCACCGAACTGGTGGAGCGACACGGGCCGCCCGCCCGCGTCGTGGCGCTCAACGAGGGCGACCTGGACACCGCGGCCGTGGTTCGCGGCCTGTTCGGCTGTCCTGGTCAGACGCGGGCGGAACTCGCGCCGTTCCGAGACAAGCTGGCGATGACCACCCGCGTCGCCGACGCAGGCCTGCGCGCCCCCGCTTTCGCCGACGCCCCCGACGCCGAGGTGGTCGCTGCCTTCGCCGCCGAACACGGCTGGCCGCTGATCGTCAAGCCGCGGCTGGGCACCGCCAGCCGCGGCGTCCTCCGGCTCGACGGCCCCGCGGATCTCGCGGCGGTCGACGCCACCGAGCCCCGGCTGGTGCAGACCTACTGCGGCGACCCGATCTACCACGTCGACGGGCTCTGGGACGGGACCGAACTGGGCCCGTGGCGTGCCTCGCGGTACCTGAACACCTGCGTCGACTTCACCACCGGCGCGATGCTGGGTTCGGTGGAGGAGGACGATCCCGTCCTGCTGGCCGCGATCGGCGAGTTCGCCGCGGGAGTCGGCGCGGCGCTGGGCGGAAGTCAGCCTTGGGTGTTCCACCTTGAGGTCTTCGTCGGCGCGGAGTTGGACGGCACCCCGCGAGTCACCTTCCTGGAGGCGGGGAACCGTGTGGGCGGAGCGGAGATCCCCTTCCTGTGGCGCGAGGTTCATGGCGTGGACCTGATGGCCGCGGCCATGGCGATCCAGCTCGGCGAGGTCCCGTCGCTCCCGTCGCTCCCTCCGCGGGAGCAGGGGGCCCGCGTCGGCGGCTGGCTGCTGGTGCCCACCCCGGTGGCGGCACCGTGCCGGGTGGTGGCGGCGAAATCGCGTCCGGACATCGAGGGCGCGCCCTATGCCCGGATCGTGCCCCCGGTCGGCTATCGGATTCCCAAGGTCGGCGGGTATGAGCACGTCGGGGCACGGTTCCGGTTCCGGGGGGAGCGGACAGCCGAGGTGGCGGAAGCCATCCTCGCGACGGCGGCGGGCTTTCGACTGGAATGCGTGCCGGACAGCGAGGCACCCTTGACGGCGTGCACGAACGCGATGAGCGCGTAG
- a CDS encoding PIN domain-containing protein translates to MTGYEPLIGALDLPDPDDRHVLAAGIKANAQVIVTNNVRDFPGAIVNTWGIDAKSADEFVLDQVSLDAKTVWACVRQMADAWRNSPVTTDDVLIRLEKVGLTRSVAELRGL, encoded by the coding sequence GTGACTGGATACGAACCGCTGATAGGCGCCCTTGACCTGCCGGATCCGGATGACCGGCATGTCCTTGCCGCAGGCATCAAGGCCAATGCTCAAGTGATCGTCACCAACAACGTTCGCGACTTCCCCGGCGCCATAGTCAACACGTGGGGTATCGACGCCAAGAGCGCCGACGAGTTCGTCCTCGATCAGGTCAGCCTCGATGCGAAGACCGTCTGGGCATGCGTGCGGCAAATGGCCGACGCATGGCGGAATTCACCCGTGACGACCGATGACGTACTGATCCGACTGGAGAAGGTCGGCCTCACCCGGTCAGTGGCGGAGCTGCGCGGGCTTTGA
- a CDS encoding Re/Si-specific NAD(P)(+) transhydrogenase subunit alpha has protein sequence MTANTVVGVPRESAAGERRVALVPKVVERLKVRGLDVVVEPGAGSAALIPDDSYVRAGATLGDPWSADVVVKVAKPSRDEIARLKSGAVLIGFLAPLTDAEGVRALADAGVTGFAMEAVPRISRAQSMDALSSQANVSGYRAAMLAAEHLTRFFPMLTTAAGTVPPAKVLVLGAGVAGLQALATARRLGAHTTGYDVRPEVAEQVRSVGSQWLDLGIEAAGSGGYARALTDAERAEQQRQLEQAIGGFDAVITTALVPGRTAPTLVTAEAVKGMRPGSVVVDLAGESGGNCELSEPGAVIVVHDVTIAAPLNLPATMPEHASELYARNVQALLELLVDADGALAMDFGDEVVAGACVTREEP, from the coding sequence GTGACCGCCAACACAGTCGTAGGCGTCCCGAGGGAGTCCGCCGCGGGCGAGCGCCGGGTGGCTTTGGTGCCCAAAGTCGTCGAGCGGCTCAAGGTCAGGGGACTGGATGTCGTGGTGGAGCCGGGGGCCGGTTCCGCCGCCCTGATTCCCGACGACTCCTACGTCAGGGCGGGGGCGACCCTGGGTGACCCGTGGTCGGCCGATGTCGTGGTCAAGGTCGCGAAGCCAAGCCGCGACGAGATCGCGCGGCTGAAGTCGGGGGCCGTGCTCATCGGGTTCCTCGCGCCGCTCACGGACGCCGAGGGGGTTCGGGCGCTGGCGGACGCGGGGGTCACCGGGTTCGCCATGGAGGCGGTCCCACGCATCTCGCGGGCGCAGAGCATGGACGCGCTGTCCTCGCAGGCCAACGTTTCCGGGTACCGGGCCGCGATGCTCGCCGCCGAGCACCTCACCAGGTTCTTCCCCATGTTGACCACCGCGGCGGGCACCGTTCCGCCCGCCAAGGTCCTGGTGCTCGGCGCCGGTGTCGCGGGGCTGCAGGCGTTGGCCACGGCTCGCAGGCTCGGTGCGCACACCACGGGCTACGACGTGCGCCCCGAAGTCGCCGAGCAGGTCCGGTCCGTCGGCTCCCAGTGGCTCGACCTCGGCATCGAGGCCGCGGGATCGGGTGGGTACGCGCGGGCGCTGACCGACGCGGAGCGGGCCGAGCAGCAGCGGCAGCTGGAACAGGCGATCGGCGGGTTCGACGCCGTCATCACGACCGCGCTGGTGCCCGGGCGGACCGCGCCGACGCTGGTGACCGCCGAGGCCGTGAAGGGCATGCGGCCCGGCAGTGTCGTGGTCGACCTCGCCGGTGAGTCGGGCGGCAACTGCGAGCTGAGCGAGCCGGGCGCGGTGATCGTCGTGCACGACGTGACCATCGCGGCGCCGCTCAACCTGCCCGCGACGATGCCCGAGCACGCCAGCGAGCTCTACGCGCGCAACGTCCAGGCGCTGTTGGAGCTGCTGGTCGACGCCGACGGCGCGTTGGCCATGGACTTCGGCGACGAGGTCGTCGCCGGGGCGTGCGTGACCAGGGAGGAGCCCTGA
- a CDS encoding NAD(P) transhydrogenase subunit alpha: MLVQNLAVLVLAGFVGFAVISKVPNTLHTPLMSGTNAIHGIVLLGGLIVLGLGADTVLDKILLVIAIAFGTINVVGGFLVTDRMLAMFKAKDRPERTDK, translated from the coding sequence ATGCTGGTGCAGAACCTGGCGGTGCTCGTGCTCGCGGGCTTCGTCGGCTTCGCGGTGATCTCCAAGGTGCCCAACACCTTGCACACGCCGCTGATGTCAGGGACCAACGCCATCCACGGGATCGTGTTGCTGGGCGGGCTGATCGTGCTCGGCCTCGGCGCCGACACCGTGCTCGACAAGATCCTGCTGGTGATCGCCATCGCGTTCGGCACGATCAACGTGGTCGGCGGATTCCTTGTCACGGACCGGATGCTGGCCATGTTCAAGGCCAAAGACCGTCCAGAGAGGACTGACAAGTGA
- a CDS encoding NAD(P)(+) transhydrogenase (Re/Si-specific) subunit beta — MNRDVLVQVLYIVAFALFIYGLMGLTGPRTAVRGNWIAAVGMGIAVIATLLIPGMGNWALIVLGVVIGTVIGVPAAKRVKMTAVPQMVALFNGVGGGAVALIAWVEFRQSAGFDHEPAYVAVASLFAAIVGSVSFWGSNIAFGKLQELLSGRPIGIGTLQQPLNLVLLLVSLTCATLVVTGNGSEWLMIGVLVSAAVLGVMVVLPIGGADMPVVISLLNALTGLSAAAMGLALDNTALIVAGMIVGASGSILTNLMAKAMNRSIPAIVAGGFGGGGGTGTALTGDQTVRRTSASDAAIQMAFANQVIIVPGYGMAVAQAQHAVREMADMLEAKGVSVYYAIHPVAGRMPGHMNVLLAEADVPYDRLKEMDEINREFSRTDVAMVIGANDVTNPAARTDQDSPIYGMPILNVDESRSVIVLKRGMAPGFAGVDNALYFDPKTTMLFGDAKASVADVTEELKAL; from the coding sequence GTGAACCGTGACGTCCTCGTCCAGGTCCTCTACATCGTCGCGTTCGCGCTGTTCATCTATGGCCTGATGGGACTCACCGGCCCGCGCACGGCGGTACGCGGCAACTGGATCGCCGCGGTGGGCATGGGAATCGCGGTCATCGCGACGCTGCTCATCCCGGGCATGGGCAACTGGGCGCTGATCGTCCTCGGTGTCGTGATCGGCACGGTGATCGGTGTGCCCGCGGCGAAGCGGGTGAAGATGACCGCGGTGCCGCAGATGGTGGCGCTGTTCAACGGCGTCGGCGGTGGCGCGGTCGCGCTGATCGCGTGGGTGGAGTTCCGCCAGAGCGCGGGTTTCGACCACGAACCGGCGTACGTCGCGGTGGCGAGCCTGTTCGCCGCGATCGTCGGGTCGGTGTCGTTCTGGGGTTCCAACATCGCGTTCGGCAAGCTGCAGGAATTGCTGTCCGGGCGGCCGATCGGGATCGGGACGCTGCAACAGCCGCTGAATTTGGTGCTGCTGCTGGTTTCCTTGACATGCGCGACGCTGGTCGTCACCGGCAACGGGTCCGAGTGGCTGATGATCGGCGTGCTCGTCTCGGCGGCGGTCCTCGGTGTGATGGTCGTGCTCCCCATCGGCGGCGCGGACATGCCGGTCGTCATCTCCCTGCTCAACGCCCTCACCGGCCTCAGCGCCGCCGCGATGGGCCTGGCGCTCGACAACACCGCGCTGATCGTCGCGGGCATGATCGTCGGCGCGTCCGGTTCGATCCTGACCAACCTCATGGCCAAGGCGATGAACCGGTCCATCCCGGCGATCGTCGCGGGCGGCTTCGGCGGCGGAGGCGGCACCGGCACGGCGCTGACCGGCGACCAGACCGTCCGCCGCACCAGCGCCTCGGACGCCGCGATCCAGATGGCGTTCGCCAACCAGGTGATCATCGTCCCCGGCTACGGGATGGCCGTGGCGCAGGCCCAGCACGCCGTCCGGGAGATGGCGGACATGTTGGAGGCCAAGGGAGTCTCGGTCTACTACGCGATCCACCCGGTCGCGGGTCGCATGCCCGGCCACATGAACGTGCTGCTCGCCGAGGCGGATGTGCCGTATGACCGGCTCAAGGAAATGGACGAGATCAACCGCGAGTTCAGCCGCACCGACGTCGCCATGGTGATCGGCGCCAACGACGTCACCAACCCTGCGGCCCGCACCGACCAGGACTCCCCGATCTACGGCATGCCCATCCTCAACGTCGACGAAAGCCGCTCTGTCATAGTCCTGAAGCGCGGTATGGCGCCCGGCTTCGCGGGGGTCGACAACGCGCTGTACTTCGACCCGAAGACGACCATGCTGTTCGGCGACGCGAAGGCGTCGGTGGCGGACGTGACAGAGGAACTGAAGGCTCTCTGA
- a CDS encoding YwaF family protein — MALAERDFTAYGPSHWVVLALFAVGAIGFVLLGRAHPGLLPSRVLAVLVLALQLSIQLYSMAPSRFRLDHSLPLQLSDFAGYVTAYALWSHRRWAFTLTYYWGLTLSVQALVSPALRGPDFPHVSFLGFWAVHLLVVWAAIYLTWGMRMRPDWRGYRFAVVVTVVWAASMLVFNAVVGSNYGFLNAKPTVDSLLDVLGPWPWYVVWELVLVVTVWAAMTVPWTHPRVAPPGKRVHHSGK, encoded by the coding sequence GTGGCGCTCGCCGAGCGGGACTTCACGGCCTACGGCCCATCGCACTGGGTCGTGCTCGCCTTGTTCGCCGTGGGCGCCATCGGGTTCGTGTTGCTCGGTCGCGCCCACCCCGGGCTGTTGCCCAGCCGCGTTCTGGCGGTGTTGGTGCTGGCGTTGCAGCTGTCCATCCAGCTGTACTCGATGGCGCCGTCGCGGTTCCGGCTCGACCATTCGCTGCCCCTGCAGCTGTCCGACTTCGCCGGCTACGTGACGGCGTACGCGCTGTGGTCACACCGGCGGTGGGCGTTCACCCTGACCTACTACTGGGGTTTGACGCTGAGCGTGCAGGCGTTGGTGTCCCCGGCCCTGCGCGGCCCGGACTTCCCGCATGTGTCGTTCCTGGGGTTCTGGGCGGTGCATCTGCTGGTGGTGTGGGCGGCGATCTACCTGACGTGGGGAATGCGGATGCGGCCGGACTGGCGGGGATACCGGTTCGCGGTGGTGGTGACCGTGGTGTGGGCGGCGTCGATGCTGGTGTTCAACGCTGTTGTGGGGTCGAACTACGGGTTCCTCAACGCGAAGCCGACGGTGGACTCGTTGTTGGACGTGCTTGGGCCGTGGCCTTGGTATGTGGTGTGGGAACTGGTCCTGGTGGTGACGGTATGGGCGGCGATGACCGTCCCGTGGACCCACCCGCGAGTCGCCCCTCCGGGCAAGCGAGTTCACCATTCCGGCAAGTGA
- the ppdK gene encoding pyruvate, phosphate dikinase: MTDWVFDFVHGDKDSKDLLGGKGANLAEMTRLGLPVPPGFTITTEACRAYLADGVEPSALRVQVTMALRRLENQLGRRLGDVVDPLLVSVRSGAKFSMPGMMETVLNVGLNDYSVAGLAEAANDERFAWDSYRRLLQMFGRTVLGVDPEVFDHAFSSLKDGRADTDLSADDLREAVQRFKDLIVEHADREFPQDPREQLDMSMRAVFDSWNTPRARIYRRRERIPHDLGTAVNVCAMVFGNLGETSGTGVCFTRDPASGRSGVYGDYLPNAQGEDVVAGIRTPLALDEFDKLDPTSSQQLRTAMRRLETHYRDLCDIEFTVERGKLWLLQTRVGKRTPAAAFRIAAQLVDEQLITLDEALSRVTGQQFVQLMFPQFDPKAPRELVTTGLAASPGAAAGRAVFDSAAAVEWAARGEPVILVRRETNPDDLEGMIAAAGVLTARGGKTSHAAVVARGMGRTCVCGAEELDVDPVARKARAGQLSFAEGDRIAIDGSTGAVFLGEVPVVDSPVSRYLAEGLEVALSEADDETAELVRAVDRLLTHADEVRRLKVRANADSGEDARRARALGAEGIGLCRTEHMFLGDRRGLIEKVILAETADERDTALSMLLPVQRADFLELLTEMAGLPVTIRLLDPPLHEFLPDRADLLVKVARAEERGESSAVDSKLLAAVERLHESNPMLGLRGVRLGLVVPGLFKLQVRAVAEATAELRANGVDARPEIMVPLVGSAMELHLIRQEIVEVVAEVAAEQGVELTFPIGTMIELPRAALTADRIAEEAEFFSFGTNDLTQTTWGFSRDDVEAAFFATYLDKGVFTVSPFETLDEIGVGQLIEIAVERGRGKRPDLHLGVCGEHGGDPVSVHFFHRVGLDYVSCSPFRVPVARLEAGRAAIGSVKG, encoded by the coding sequence ATGACTGATTGGGTGTTCGACTTCGTCCACGGCGACAAGGACAGCAAGGACCTCCTTGGCGGCAAAGGCGCGAATCTCGCCGAGATGACCCGGCTCGGGCTGCCCGTCCCGCCCGGATTCACCATCACCACCGAGGCCTGCCGCGCCTACCTCGCCGACGGTGTCGAGCCGTCCGCGTTGCGGGTCCAGGTGACGATGGCGCTGCGCAGGCTGGAGAACCAGCTCGGCCGACGCCTGGGCGACGTGGTCGACCCGCTGCTGGTCAGCGTGCGGTCCGGGGCGAAGTTCTCGATGCCCGGCATGATGGAGACCGTCCTCAACGTCGGCCTCAACGACTACTCGGTGGCGGGCCTCGCGGAGGCCGCGAACGACGAGCGCTTCGCGTGGGACTCCTACCGCAGGCTGCTGCAGATGTTCGGCCGCACCGTGCTCGGCGTCGACCCGGAGGTGTTCGACCACGCGTTCTCGTCGCTCAAGGACGGGCGCGCCGACACCGACCTGTCCGCCGACGACCTGCGCGAGGCCGTCCAGCGGTTCAAAGACCTGATCGTCGAGCACGCCGACCGTGAGTTCCCGCAGGACCCGCGCGAGCAGCTCGACATGTCCATGCGCGCGGTCTTCGACTCGTGGAACACCCCGCGCGCCCGGATCTACCGCCGTCGCGAACGCATCCCGCACGACCTGGGCACCGCGGTCAACGTCTGCGCCATGGTGTTCGGCAACCTGGGGGAGACCTCCGGCACCGGCGTCTGCTTCACCCGCGACCCCGCGTCCGGCCGCAGCGGCGTCTACGGCGACTACCTGCCCAACGCCCAGGGCGAGGACGTCGTCGCGGGCATCCGCACGCCGCTGGCGCTCGACGAGTTCGACAAGCTCGACCCGACGTCGTCGCAGCAGCTCCGCACGGCGATGCGCAGGCTGGAGACGCACTACCGGGACCTGTGCGACATCGAGTTCACCGTCGAGCGCGGCAAGCTGTGGCTGCTGCAGACCCGGGTCGGCAAGCGCACTCCGGCCGCCGCGTTCCGCATCGCCGCCCAGCTCGTCGACGAGCAGCTGATCACCCTGGACGAGGCGCTGTCGCGGGTCACCGGCCAGCAGTTCGTGCAGCTCATGTTCCCCCAGTTCGACCCGAAGGCGCCGCGCGAGCTGGTCACGACCGGGCTGGCCGCCTCGCCGGGCGCCGCCGCCGGTCGTGCGGTGTTCGACTCGGCCGCCGCCGTCGAGTGGGCCGCCCGCGGCGAGCCGGTGATCCTGGTCCGCCGGGAGACCAACCCCGACGACCTCGAAGGCATGATCGCCGCCGCGGGCGTCCTCACGGCGAGGGGCGGGAAGACCTCGCACGCGGCGGTGGTCGCGCGCGGGATGGGCCGCACCTGCGTCTGCGGGGCCGAGGAACTCGACGTCGACCCGGTGGCGCGCAAGGCCAGGGCGGGTCAGCTCTCCTTCGCCGAGGGTGACCGGATCGCCATCGACGGCAGCACGGGCGCGGTGTTCCTCGGGGAGGTCCCGGTGGTCGACTCGCCCGTGTCGCGCTATCTGGCTGAGGGCCTTGAGGTCGCCTTGAGCGAGGCCGACGACGAGACCGCGGAACTGGTGCGTGCCGTCGACCGGCTCCTGACCCACGCCGACGAGGTGCGCAGGCTCAAGGTCCGCGCCAACGCCGACAGCGGCGAGGACGCCCGCCGGGCCCGGGCGCTCGGCGCGGAGGGGATCGGGCTGTGCCGCACCGAGCACATGTTCCTCGGCGACCGGCGCGGCCTGATCGAGAAGGTCATCCTCGCCGAGACGGCGGACGAACGCGACACCGCGCTGAGCATGCTGCTTCCGGTGCAGCGCGCCGACTTCCTGGAGCTGCTGACGGAGATGGCGGGCCTGCCGGTGACCATCCGGCTGCTCGACCCGCCGCTGCACGAGTTCCTGCCCGACCGGGCCGACCTGCTCGTGAAGGTCGCGCGGGCGGAGGAGCGCGGCGAATCGTCCGCGGTCGACAGCAAACTGCTGGCCGCCGTGGAGCGGCTGCACGAGTCGAACCCGATGCTCGGCCTGCGCGGTGTGCGGCTCGGGCTGGTCGTGCCGGGCCTGTTCAAACTGCAGGTGCGCGCGGTCGCCGAGGCGACAGCGGAGCTGCGCGCCAACGGTGTCGACGCCCGCCCGGAGATCATGGTCCCGCTGGTCGGCAGCGCGATGGAGCTGCACCTGATCCGCCAGGAGATCGTCGAAGTCGTCGCCGAGGTGGCCGCGGAGCAGGGCGTCGAGCTGACCTTCCCGATCGGCACGATGATCGAGCTGCCGCGGGCCGCGCTGACCGCCGACCGGATCGCCGAGGAGGCCGAGTTCTTCTCCTTCGGCACCAACGACCTCACCCAGACCACCTGGGGCTTCTCCCGCGACGACGTGGAGGCGGCGTTCTTCGCGACCTACCTGGACAAGGGCGTCTTCACCGTCTCCCCGTTCGAGACGCTCGACGAGATCGGGGTCGGGCAGCTGATCGAGATCGCCGTGGAGCGCGGCCGGGGCAAGCGGCCGGACCTGCACCTGGGCGTGTGCGGCGAACACGGCGGCGACCCGGTGTCCGTGCACTTCTTCCACCGCGTGGGCCTGGACTACGTGTCCTGTTCGCCGTTCCGGGTACCCGTCGCACGGCTGGAGGCGGGCCGGGCGGCGATCGGGAGTGTGAAGGGCTGA